Below is a genomic region from Sorghum bicolor cultivar BTx623 chromosome 9, Sorghum_bicolor_NCBIv3, whole genome shotgun sequence.
tgatggaccaaacttggcatttttgcataAGCACAATGGCTTGGTATTTTTGATATCCCAAGTTTTCTGGACTCCTTGTCCTGCGAAGCGCGCCAAACAAAAAAAGATCCCGGACAAAAATAGTTGGGTCCACTATTTTGGGAAATGTcaagtcaaaaatgccaaacacttgAAGATGGACTTATTTTTTCTTTGGCAAAACGTTTAGTGACTTGGCAAATTCCAACAAATAACAAattccaattgcataactgttggagatgctctaaggccttgtttaattcaccccaaaatctaaaaactgttcaagattctccgtcacatcaaaacttacgacatatgcatgaagcattaaatataaatgaaaataaaaactaattgtatagtttgtgtGTAAatagtgagatgaatcttttgagcctagcagttagttcatgattggattgccaaataaaaatgaaaatgctacagtacctaaaACCAAAAAGTATTTAGAAAGTTTTTAGTTGTCACGATAACGGCATTACCAATATGGTTACAGTAATCAGTTAGAGCTACATATGGACTTTGCTCAACTGAAATAGATAGTATTAAACTGCATATGTATTCCTTTCAAAGACATCGGTAGGTTGTCGATCAGTAACTAGATGATTTTTCAATCACTTTGTTGGCTGTACCACGTTACTTTGAACATTTTCCAAGACTTCTTATGTTGGCCGTTGCATAAATTATTACCGGTAAAGTAGATGTTCTTGTGCCTATGACATGCATGAATTGTTCTTGTTGATTCATCATAAATGAATTTCGCTGGTTTACAGTGTATGTACTTCTAGgcctgtttagtttcaaaaaattcgCAAAATaaacaccgtagcacttttttttgtatttgacaaatattgttcaattatgaataactaggctcaaaagattcgttttgtaagttatagataaattatgtaattagttatttttttatctatatttaatgctttatgcatatggcataagattcgatataactagaaatctgaaaatttttgcaaattttttttaaaaccaaACAAGACCCTATTACGAATTGATCGTTCATGCACAATTGCCGACATTGAAGGCACACAACCATCTTCTCGGCTCGCCGCGGTCTGCTTAAAACCCATCCCAAGTTGATCTCTCTGTCTCCGTGCCAAGCATGCTGAACTGCCCAGCTCCGCCGATCCTTTGTTCCTTGCCGCAACCAAAAAATAATTGTGATCACAGATAATTCCGAGTATCCACTACCGGAATCCGGCTCTTTGTCGAGTGTCTAAtagtttgccgagtgttttttttgacactaggcaaagtaccctctttgccgagtgttttttttgacactcggcaaagaccttctttgtcgagtgaaaaaaaagaaacactcggcaaagaaaatttcaaatcaaaatttgaagccttaaacaaattcaaatcaaaaagttttgaactacaaagttgtataacttctcaagatctgtaATCTTTATTTGAGCCATTTCTTCATTTGGTaaagtgaaaataaatttgttcacaaattttatctctctctcttatagttcctagaactacaagagagatatataagatttgtgaaaaatattagaattaccGTGTCAAATGAGCAAATGATcaaacaaccaaaataaactttatagaTTTTGACAAGTTATTaaattttgtagttgacaattttttcatttgagtttacCTTATCAATTTAAAATTGTGTcattatttgaaaattttaaattttgattttctgAAATTACCTCGGATGAAAAAACtgactaaataaactttgtaggtcttgaaaagttatgaaactttgtagttgataactttttaatttgaaatcatgttgtcatgcaaaaactacgtttaaatttctcaaatttgaaattcaaattttgtaaacgacctcGGATAGAGAAACTttctaaatgaaaattatagatctcaaaaagttatgaaactttgtagttgacaactttttgatttgaaatcgtttagaggctcaaataatcaatttacatATGATTTAGTATCATATATGAGGAACCAAAACGTAATGTAATCACAACCAACGGTGTAGTGCAGTGGTCAAGGAGGGAGCTCCTTGAGATCAAGGTCGCGGGTTCAAATCCTGCTTGTGTGCTATTTGTGGATTTTGCTATTTGTGGATTTTGTAGAAAAAAGCTGAGAAAAACGTGGAGGAGGGCACCGCTAGCGGGTGCTAGCTGATGGGCAGCccttcccaaaaaaaaaaatctattttttttggctttttcattttttttctttgccgagtgtcggcacagcctttgccgagtgctcgataaaaaacactcggcaaagacctcttTGCCGACCAGAATTTTACCGTGTGCTCTTTGCTGAGtgtagcactcggcaaaggctttgccgagtgtatttGGGTCTTTGCCGTCTGTCTCCCGTAGTGATCGACATGTTTTAATCCTACGTACATCCTGATCCTAAAAGATGGAGAAAATGATTCTGAAACGTATGTACAATCAAAACACTCCAACTCAAGACATACTTTGTCTGTTATCTCAAGGACCAACCTTGTTTGTAGGATTCACCATCCTCGACCACGTCTCACTTGTCAAGCTTTGGTACGCAGCGATCATCGGAAGCACAAACTAAAAAACAGTCTGCCCATGGCCAAGTAGATaggtatatgaaataatgatcaTTTCTTTGTTAGATATTTTGGGTCTTGGGCCAAacaattttaaataaattttaaaGATCCACTCATGCATGTATGTATATCTACCCTACTAATGCACCAACAATTTCATCGCTAAGTCTACCAAATAAAACTTCCCCTACTGAGATGCTCCTCCTCCACACACCCTAGAAAATGTACCTACAAAAACAACAACATAGAAATCAACCGTCTAGATTGCTGCTCAATATTCTCTCTCATTACTCACTCGAATCTAACGGCCATGATCGCGTGTATGGTCCTCCTCCACTCAGCCCACCATCATCTCCCACGCCTAGTGCCAGCACCAGCGGCCAGGGTTCGATACATGCTTCTCACTCCTTTTTCCCCAAAAAAAACATGCGACTCCCACCTCGCCGCTTCAACTTCCCCCCATCCGGCGTGTCCTCACTCTCCAGTCGTGGCCATCGACGCCTGCTCGCATTTGCCCCGCCCCACGCTCGTAGTCGCCCAACCGAAGTGagtccccccccccctcccgtgGACGTGGCGCCGCCACGGCTGGTTTCCCAGTGCACGGAGAAGGCTGAGGTCCTTGGCTGCGTCCATGTCATGGGTGCGTACCTTTCCCTGGAGGTGGGCACACGCACGATACGGCGGTGCGGTGTGGACACGGACCGGACGTGTGCCAGGTCCCCGTCATCGCTAGGGTAGTTCTTGGCTGCAGCTGTGAACTTTTGCATCCCTGGATCGGTCATGGCCTCATTCAAAGGATTGGCTTCAGATGCACACACTCAAGCAAGGAAAGCGCACCCCTCACCGCTCCTCAGATTTGCTAATAGTAGCTGATGGGTCCTTGCTGATGCACATACACAAGAGAAGAGCACGGATATggatcaaaatactgaagatagCAATCTGCTCCTAAAGATTCCAACCGACCACCAAACAAAATTCGCTTGTAAGCCTACCTTGTCTATTGTGTAAATGGAAAGTAATGTAAAATACAAAGAAGATGAAGGAAGACATGGTTTTATGGGTGATAATGATGCGGATACTTACACGACATGGCATTGGCATTCAAGCTGCGTGAAGTTTATTCTTCTGATGGAGCATACTTGTTCTTAGGTTTGGCTTACTTATTCATTTACCTCTGTAGATTGCAGAATGTGCAATTATGCTTTTTAGTTTGATTCCATAAATTGGATTGCTTGTTCTGTAACATTGCATGACTGAAAATTAACTTACTGTATAGATTGCTTGTCCCATTTTTTTTCCTTGTAGAATGTGAGGCGTACTTTGTTTTGTTTGGACAAGACTTTAAATAGCATTTCCTGTGATTCTCAGTAATGGCTAGGCAAAATTTACTATGCTGTTGTTTTTCAATCCAGCTGTTATTTTGAAGCaaataagattttttttttcttcagaaaaaaaaagtgtgtaTTCAGCTAAAGATGCAGCATATGCAAAGTCATCTCATGAAACACTAGCAGAGCAAACGTTCGAACCTGTGTCCTGGTTTTAATTCGAAAATCCTAACAGGTTTCTGTCGGCTCATCTTCCAGAGGTATTGCTAGCAATAGCAGTGCATCTTATAGTTTTTAATCAAGCTTTTGCTCTACTAACTTTTGAAGAAAACCATGCAATTTTTGGGCACAATAGCAGCAAGGAACATTCACGAAGTATTCTTTTTTTAGGTGACTGATGGCCATATGTCTTCCTCGATATTTTCTTTTGTTCATATGTACATGCAGCCACCTGTTAGTACACTTTCGATTTTGATTTGTTGGTCTTTGAAATTTCAAGCCAACAATGACACTTTGCAATATTATCAACATTTTTTCGATTATGATAATTCACTTCTAATTTGCATATAGCTAAATGttgccgtagcgttagcacgggcagtaTACTAGTATGGAAAGGTGATGAACTTTAGTCCCACCTTGCTACTTCAAGTGGAGTGAGACAAACTTAAAAGTTTGAGCTATCTCCATCTTGTTGAAGCAATTGGGGAGAGGAAAAGGAAGAACCACACGCGCGTGTGCTCGCTCACCTCAccgggcggggcggggcggggccaATGGGCGCGCATGCATGACATGCGCGTAATGGTCCGGCGATTTCCAGCTTCGACCCTTGCGGGTGCACGGCTTCCTTTTGCTACTTGGAAGGATGTCTATCCTCTCTTTTCGTCTTCTTCCTCTTATTTCTTCGCGCTGACAACTCCGCTGTAAGGATGTCTATCCTCTCTCTGTTGTTCGGTCTCATATCTTTTCTGTTGCTAGCACTAGATCTCGTTAATTTGACTCAAATCGTAGTGCTAGTTTTTATTCATATATCTGTGATACATGTTGTTAGTCTTTTTCTTGTTGTCAAAATTAATTTATGTATCACTAAATTGCTTTTATTTTCAACATCCCTActgattattaaaaatcatgttTGTTCGTGGGTGTGGCCGGCTCCTGGTGTCTTCTAGTTTGATCCTGCTGGACAAGAAGGCTTCAGTTGCCAGGGCCGGCCGACGCCATAAGCAGCCAGGGCCGGCGGCCGCCCTCACCGGCCATCAGCCGGGCCACCGACGACTGCCCAAGGTGAGCTATATGATGAGCTCGCGGGTGTTTTCTATCAGGGACAACTTATCTAGAAATTCTTTATACGTTGTTTCAGCTATACACTATCAATTTATTTCATATGCTCATATTTCTTATATTATTATATGCTGtttcattgctgaatgcagAATTATTTGATTCCCAGTTAATAGGAAGAATTCCTTTGATGTTTTACAAAGGAATTTAGAGTGCATGAGGGAATATTTATATGTATGAGTATTTTTGTCGTATGCtaatacttcctccatcccaaattataagtcgtttgattttttatctcaagtttaaccacttgtcttattcaaaaaatttatataaacataattaaatttaagtcatttttgaagaacttttactgggcctgtttagtttcctTTGTTAAACTTAtcacccgtcacatcgaatgtttggacatatgcatgcAGTAGTGGACCCAGGATTTAGCAAAGACTAGGACCAAATATCAGTGGCCAAGCGCCCATAGCGACACTATAGTTTTTAGTCTTCAAGATCAAGCACATAATTAGAATCGCCCTCCTCCAAAAAAAAGCATTGTCATTGCTAGTACTGCAATGCTCTAGTCCTTACTGTCACTTTGAGATGGTGGAGGATGAGGTGGTTTGCTATTTGCTATTCTTGTTTAGGAACTCAAGAGAAATGTGATGTTAAAGTCGAACCCTCTTCgtcaaattaaaataaaaaattgaatattaggaattaaaataaaaattagtAGACAATACTTAAACTCTTGAAGTCAAGAGAAGAAATAACTTCACAAAATCGTAGGTAACTCTTCCTCTGTTGTCTGCTCAGCTGCTCAACCTATAGGAATGTTGTCTTTCAGGACTCAGGCGTGGGACGACGGCCGGCGCTCGGTGAGCTAGGATCATGCCAGTGCACGTAGCTGGTGCAAACACGTAGGCATCGCGAAACTTAGGGGCAGAGGCCAGTCGAGGGGTGAGGCTCGATGCCGCAAGCGCAATGGCAGCCAGCGGTAGGCCGCAGGCGGGGGCCGCTAGTGCCGAGAGGGGATGGGTGCCGCAGCGCCGGCGCCAAGTGCAAGAGCGAGCAGGAGGCGGGAGCGGCGGGCGGTGGCGTGAGCGAAGCTAGGGAAGAGCCGCGAGCAACATGTGCGACCGAGCGACTCCGTGGTCTGCTGCTGGCCTCTGCCCTACTCTTCTCCTTACTAGGTTGTTCGTTCTTGGGCCAAAATTGAAATattgttcctaaaaaatttgggCCACGACTAGAGTCATGGCCCTACTAGCTCTAGTCCTAGACCCGCCCctatatgcatggagtactaaatatagattatttacgaaactaaaaacacggctagagagtaatttgcaagacgaatcttttgagcctaattgctccataattggacactaattgtcaaataaaacgaaaatgttacaccTGTTGAACTTTAACAactcaaccaaacacccccaagCCATGACAAAAGAAGTGATGTTTTgcataaatttttgaataagacgagtggtcaaacttagtgtcaaaaaagtcaaacgtcttacaatttaggatggattgagtacttCCTAATTTTAAGAGCCTGATCCTGATGCAACCCAtacatttttttctaaaaatatattttcctacatatttaaaaaaaatcataagtcTGTTATTACTTGAGCCAAAAGTGCAATGATATTAATCTGTAATCACGTGACCCATGTAACTGAGCACACCAGCAAACAATTTGGGCAACTATTCTTTTGCCTTCACTTTCTAAACATCCATGTACCATGACTATGACTGAAACTGCCAACTGGTTGCTAGAAAAACTTGAATGTGACCGGATTTCATTGACATTTACCTGCATATACTTTATACAGAGATACTTGGTTATTTAGTATTGCCAATCTTAGCCATTCTGCTGGTGCTGGGAGTTGTCATTAGAGATTGCTTGCTAACCTATGTCGGGCACCTAGAAAGCCACAAATATGAAAGAAATATATATTGAAGATTTCTTTCTACCGATATAAAACATTATCTTATCTGTATCGTGGAAAGATTTATACAGTAGAGTTTGTGAGCCTACGACGTTGTGTTCTTCGTGACTATGTTAATTTCACAAACTTTGTTTTTTAATTAAATGTCACGTTAATGttagtatttattttttatagtattattatttaatcatgcAATTTGTATGTTTTAAGTATAAAATATTAGCTACCACGTAGCAACTCACGGGTATGCTATCTAGTACAAACTTGAAAGACCAAGTGTCAGgtcttgccaaaaaaaaaactgtcaCTTCTCTTACCCATTTTTTGTTTAATCCAAGCTTGATGTTAGATGACATTTTCTCCATCCCTACTCACCCGATCAAATTTGGTTATACTTTTAGGATTTTCAGGTGTTCAGGTTGGTTTTTGGGTCAAGAAATATGGCATGCTCGACTTGGCTGATAAGCTATGGTTAAAAATACTTGTTTGCTCATATTTttttagagaaaaatactactgaATTGCTGACAGATTCAACACATAAACTTAAGTAAACAAGTGCTTGATGATTATTGTAAGTCGAAAGTAACAAACATCCAGTCTATACGATGCAACAATCAGTTGGATCTATTGATAAGATTATATATCACATGATTTTTGGAGGACTTCCCATTCTGGTCAAGTACTACCTTTCGATGATGTTGAGACGATAGAACGGCCAGCCAATGCAATCCGATCCCATCATCATCAAAAGAGAAAAACTCTACATGCAATCCATCCATGGAAGCTTTGGTATGCCTTTTCCAACATTAGCATCCATATTAGATGTGTTCTCGTCTTTGGTCACGCCGGAGTGACATTCACCGTGTTTGCTGCGACCAAGGCTTGTCGGGCCCCCTTCTTGAGTCTTTCTTGACGCATGTGAGCGGAATTGACACCTTCAAAAAATTCAAGCTTGCTATGGATCCGAAAGTCTTCGAAACTACTGTATTGCTCTTGCACCTTCACCGTATGCTCCGTTTTATGAAGGAATTATTACAGTATGATACGATGCTATGCGTTGGCTCTGTTTAGATTgagggatgaaaatttttttatgtcacattggatgtgttggaaggatgtcggaagaggtttttagaaactaataaaaaaaataaattatatagctcgtcagaaaactacaagacaaatctattaagcataattaatctatcattagcacatgtgggttactgtagcacttaaggctaatcatggagtaactagacttaaaagattcgtctcgcaattttcaaccaaactgtataattaattaatttttttatatacatttaatatttcatgcatgtgtccaaagattcgatagtcatggctcaaaaaattttgggtgggaaactaaacagtccCGTGTTCACGCACTTTTGCAGATTTTACACCGGGTAGTACCACGTACTCACATGAGTAACAGGACACACAGCAATGCTGACCCATCATATCCCACTTCCAGCTGTGGTTTCATCAGGGTCAAGAGAGAGAGCATAGACTGTCAAGCAGCAAAGACGGCGAGACAGAGGAGATCAATCAATGTATTACCAGCCGAGCTGAGCTGAGCTGAGCTGAGCTGATCACCCTCTCTCCTTCCCCCACCGTCCCCGTTCTCTCTCACAAGAATCACTCTCCTCTCAGATCTCACAGCCAAAAAGAGAGGAGCTTTAACCGCCGGGTACGGTGGGCTCAAAGGTAGCCATGGCCAGGCGGCGGCCACCACCATTCCACGCCcgtgtcgccgccgccgtgttcctgctgctgctgctgacccCCGCCCCGACCTCCCAGCTCGGCCTGGGCGCCGCCATTGCCGCCTGGATCCACGGCTCGCCGCCTGCTCCTCCTAGCCCTAGCACTGACGACGACaccgccaccgcctcctcctcgggCGCGCCGGCCAGCAGCCCACGGAGCCAGGAGTACGCGGCGCTGCAGGCGCTGAAGGCGGCCGTCACCGAGGACCCCAATGGCGCGCTGTCCTCGTGGCAGGGCGCCAATGTGTGCGCCTACAAGGGCGTGTACTGCTCCGCGCCGCCCGACGgcgcagccgccgccgcggccggcgcGTTGTCCACGGTGGTCGCCGGCATCGACCTCAACCGCGCCAACCTGAGGGGCACGCTCCCCGACGCGATGTCCCTGCTCGCGCACCTCACGTTCCTGCACCTCAACAGCAACCGCCTCGGTGGCGCCGTCCCCGACACGCTCCGGGACCTGCAGTACCTGACGGAGCTGGACCTCAGCAACAACCTCTTCTCCGGCCCGTTCCCGTCCTCCACGCTGCTCATCCCGTCGCTGGTGTACCTCGACCTCCGCTTCAACGCCTTCTCCGGGGAGGTCCCGCCGGAGGTCTTCGCCAAAGAGCTAGACGCCGTGTTCCTCAACGACAACCAGTTCGAAGGCCAGATCCCGGACACGCTATGGGGTTCCCCGGCGACGGTCATCACGCTGGCCAACAACCACTTCACCGGCGCCGTCCCGGCCGCCTACGAgttcggcgccggcggcggcggccgggtcCGCGAGGTGCTGTTCCTCAACAACAACCTGACGGGGTGCGTGCCGGAGGCGCTGGGGTTCCTCCCCAGCATCGAGGTGCTGGACCTGAGCTACAACGCGCTGTCGGGCCACGTCCCCGGGACGCTGTCGTGCCTGTCCGGGATCGAGGTGCTCAACCTCGCGCACAACCAGCTGACCGGCGAGCTCCCGGACCTGCTGTGCGACCTGCGGCGGATCACCAACCTGTCCGTGTCCTTCAACTTCTTCTCCGGGATCAGCCAGCGGTGCGACCGGCAGCTCGGGAGCCGCGGCGTGTTTGACTTCGTGGGGAACTGCGTGCCGGGGAGGGACATGCAGCGGCCGCAGCCCGAGTGCGACGAGTTCCCGGGGGAAGGAGGACTCAGCTGCCTCCACATCCCCGGGGCGCGCCCAGCCGggtgcgacggcggcggcggcggcggcgtgactATTGGCGTCGGCGTTGGAGTTGGTGTTGGCGGGCTGCCGTTCGGCCTgcctggcgccgccgccggaggcgTGGTCACCGTCACCGTGCCGTGATCTGCCGCCGGGGGCGGGGCCGGCCACCTTGCACCTCGATCTTTCTTTGGGTTTCGTTTCTTCCTTTTGCTTTCGGGAGGCAATTTATTAACCTCGATCATCGGCTTTGGCGTAACGTACACATCGATGGTAATGGGGTGAATATTGGTTGGTTCTCGGCTGGTTAATACTCCCATTTTTCGCCATTTTTGTATGTTGTTTAACCAACACTTTGGCGCATTGTTCGTCCATGGGGGTCCATGACAGCGTAAAGGTCGCTGACGAACTGGGCGGCCAGCTGCCCAGCTGCAAGGCTGCATGCAAGGACGCAAGTGACTGTCGACGGGGAGGGCCGATCGGCCGGCCGGAGCTGGAAGAGGAGACAGGAGCTGGGAAGAAATGGATCTCGGAGGAGGATGTGTTAATGGCGCCATGAATGCGGGGCACGGAGGTGGTTGGATGCCACTCTCCTATACTACTACAGTAGTACAGTACAGCACACTGCACAGCGAGCGGCGTATGGGCCGGCCCGGCGAGAGCAAGGTGCTCGCTCCGCCATGTGATGTGTTGCTATCTTGTAGCTAGGCTGTACTACGCCTGTAGTACCGTCTTGCGCAACAGCAAGGTGCTTCCGTGCTAGCGTCCGCTGCCACGACGAGAACCTAAAATTTGCCGCGCAAATACGTGAACAGGCTGTGCCGTTAGATATGCACCGAGATACCGCACTATCTCCCCTCCAGACTCCAGATATGCATAgtgtattaaatatacataaaaataaaaattaattgtacagtttatctgtaaattgagagacgaatcttttaagtctagttactttatgattggataatgtttgtcaaataaaaacgaaaatactaccgtgtcgaaatctaaaaatttttgcgaactgaacaaggccataGACGGCCTTGCTGTTAGATACACAGCGAAGTATGTGCTCAAGCTGTGCCGTTAGATATGCTGTACGTGCACAGCGTGAGAGATAATAATAGATGACATTTGCTATTTGTCTGTTGACAGATTTTTGTTACTAAACCTGTCAGATTTCTATATGTTTGATTCTGCTTGAAGATTTGTATTACAACTGTGTAATGGATCGCATTTAAAAAAACTAATAGATTTAACCATATAAAATATGCCGACATATAACTAAACACTCCTATAGGAAAGTCACAATGTAGAAAGTGCTTGATAGTTATGTCATGTTCGTTGATCTGAAAAACCATAGTTGAtatctgttcgctgatttattatgagagaaaaacactgctggctgACAGAAAAAGTACGGCTGATAACATAAGCGAACAGAGACCTAGCTAGAAAATCAGACCAATAATTCttcttgctctctctctctctctttttctctctcctccaatccttatTTGGCTGGCTTCGAAGCTTCGTCGTGTGGCACCACCACCATCTTCCCGGTCCCACCACCGCCACGCCCTTGCTCGGTGGCTACGCGAGATTCATGCTAGCAATGCGAGGCCCTCCAGCTCTCTACTTTCATTGGGCACcacctccttcttctcctctctACTCTGTCATCACCACACCCTTGTTCGGCAGCCACGCGAATGACGCGACAGCCGGTTCAGTTTTATCGTGGGGCTTTGGCTGTGTCTCAAATTTAGGTTTAGTAGTCTCATCTGCCTCCAACACTGTCGACATGGAAGGATAGCCATGATTTGCGTCCTTGGTATCCTACATGTTCATCTTACGCGCGTGATTGGTTGCCCCAGGCTTGGCCGTTTGGGATGGAGGGGTCATCCAGGCCAGGGTTAGCCGTGGTAGGATGATACAAGTGCTTGTGTTTGGTTGCATTCGTAAACTCTAGAAGAGCCCCTGTTCTACCACATTGCAGAAGCCCATGCTTCCCTCTGTTCTACCCAAGCAGCGTTATCTAGGACATGGTCAGGCTGATTGGCATTGTTAGTGACGTTAGGGATCCAAGATGCCTCATCACGGACATGTTCGTCCTCCCCATGTCTCAAGATCCAATTGTGCAGGATACAACATGCAAGAACTAGTTTTACTTGTGTTTTGTATGGGTGAAATGGTTTGTTGTCTAAAATTCTGAACCTGTTCTTCAAAGCCCCAAAGGCTCTCTCCACTGTAACTCTAAGAGAGAAGTGCCTAAGATTGAAGAGCTCTATCTTGTTTTGGGGTCTGTTG
It encodes:
- the LOC8055706 gene encoding leucine-rich repeat extensin-like protein 4 yields the protein MARRRPPPFHARVAAAVFLLLLLTPAPTSQLGLGAAIAAWIHGSPPAPPSPSTDDDTATASSSGAPASSPRSQEYAALQALKAAVTEDPNGALSSWQGANVCAYKGVYCSAPPDGAAAAAAGALSTVVAGIDLNRANLRGTLPDAMSLLAHLTFLHLNSNRLGGAVPDTLRDLQYLTELDLSNNLFSGPFPSSTLLIPSLVYLDLRFNAFSGEVPPEVFAKELDAVFLNDNQFEGQIPDTLWGSPATVITLANNHFTGAVPAAYEFGAGGGGRVREVLFLNNNLTGCVPEALGFLPSIEVLDLSYNALSGHVPGTLSCLSGIEVLNLAHNQLTGELPDLLCDLRRITNLSVSFNFFSGISQRCDRQLGSRGVFDFVGNCVPGRDMQRPQPECDEFPGEGGLSCLHIPGARPAGCDGGGGGGVTIGVGVGVGVGGLPFGLPGAAAGGVVTVTVP